A region from the Anaerobranca californiensis DSM 14826 genome encodes:
- the spoVG gene encoding septation regulator SpoVG gives MQITDVRVRRVNKDGKMRAIVSVTFDNEFVVHDIRVVEGANGFFVAMPSRKGTDGEHRDIAHPITSNVRAMIQEAVLKAYHSFIENQPQQN, from the coding sequence TTGCAAATTACAGATGTAAGGGTAAGAAGAGTCAATAAAGACGGGAAGATGAGGGCCATTGTTTCAGTAACTTTTGATAATGAATTTGTAGTTCATGATATTAGGGTAGTTGAAGGAGCAAATGGCTTTTTTGTGGCAATGCCTAGTAGAAAAGGCACTGATGGAGAGCACAGAGATATCGCCCATCCAATTACTTCTAATGTCAGAGCCATGATTCAAGAAGCTGTTTTAAAGGCTTATCATTCATTTATTGAAAACCAACCACAACAAAACTAA
- the ilvA gene encoding threonine ammonia-lyase — protein MKLTLQDIQRAERNIKGFIRKTPLEKSHTITEMIGQPVYFKYENLQKTGSFKLRGAANKIINLWEEGKTKGVIAASAGNHAQGVAFAATRLGIKAKILMPKGAPITKISATEGYGAEVILEGNTYDDCYNYAIYLAEKENLTYVHAFDDPQVIAGQGTIGLEILEQLPSVKNVIVPIGGGGLMAGVLLAIKESNPNVRVIGVQASGAAAMVQSIKSGLLSATAHVNTIADGIAVKKPGELTYSIIKNYIDDIVTVEEEEISRAILLLLERSKTVVEGAGATTVASLIYSKVPDIKGETVTVLSGGNIDPTTISTLIERGMVKAGRKTFIEVVLQDCPGQLQKLLEVIAANEANVIAVNHDRLSPHIPIKHAKVNLTLETRDLNHGKKILEKLKSLNYDCKISE, from the coding sequence GTGAAATTAACTTTACAAGATATCCAAAGGGCAGAAAGGAATATAAAAGGATTTATAAGAAAAACACCTTTAGAAAAATCCCATACTATAACAGAAATGATTGGTCAACCCGTTTATTTTAAATATGAAAACTTACAGAAAACGGGGTCTTTCAAATTAAGGGGGGCTGCCAACAAAATTATAAACTTATGGGAAGAGGGAAAAACAAAAGGGGTTATTGCAGCATCGGCAGGAAACCATGCCCAAGGGGTAGCCTTCGCTGCTACCAGATTAGGTATCAAGGCTAAAATATTAATGCCTAAAGGAGCTCCTATTACAAAAATTTCTGCAACAGAAGGTTACGGAGCAGAAGTAATTTTAGAAGGAAATACTTATGATGATTGTTATAATTACGCTATCTACCTTGCTGAAAAGGAGAATTTAACCTATGTTCATGCCTTTGATGATCCACAGGTAATTGCCGGACAAGGGACCATAGGTTTAGAAATATTAGAACAACTTCCCAGTGTAAAAAATGTTATAGTTCCCATTGGTGGCGGCGGTTTGATGGCAGGGGTATTATTGGCTATAAAAGAATCAAACCCTAATGTACGAGTTATTGGAGTACAAGCTAGTGGGGCTGCTGCCATGGTTCAATCGATAAAATCAGGATTATTATCTGCCACTGCCCATGTAAATACCATTGCAGATGGTATAGCTGTAAAAAAACCTGGAGAGTTAACTTATAGTATTATTAAAAATTATATAGATGATATTGTAACAGTGGAAGAAGAAGAAATTTCTAGGGCTATCCTTTTATTATTAGAAAGAAGTAAAACTGTAGTGGAAGGTGCTGGAGCTACAACTGTAGCATCACTAATTTACTCAAAGGTTCCAGATATAAAGGGAGAAACAGTTACTGTATTAAGTGGAGGTAATATTGATCCCACAACTATTTCTACTCTGATTGAGAGGGGTATGGTAAAAGCAGGGAGGAAAACTTTTATTGAAGTAGTTTTACAGGATTGTCCTGGTCAATTACAAAAATTGCTAGAGGTTATTGCAGCTAATGAAGCTAATGTAATTGCAGTTAATCATGATAGATTAAGTCCTCATATCCCTATAAAACATGCTAAAGTAAATTTAACTTTAGAAACTAGGGATTTAAATCACGGCAAAAAGATCTTAGAAAAGTTAAAATCCTTGAATTATGATTGCAAAATTTCAGAATAA
- the purR gene encoding pur operon repressor, with translation MSKFKRSQRIAMMVMEFLFYANKSFSLNYFCEKFDVAKSSVSEDLQKLNKSFQEQGLGMIVSNIGASGGAYFKPSISKSESQLFLENLKNKLQSKERILPGGYLYYSDLIFNPKITNYLGLIFASRYVDEKIDYVLTMETKGIPIAMATANYLNSEVVVARRESKVTEGAVVTINYVTGSTRRIQSMSLNKRSMQPGKRVLIIDDFMKAGGSAKGLYELTKEFNCIIAGIGVVIDTEIPQQKMVDNYFSLLKLKKVNEITGEVEIEIGGK, from the coding sequence ATGTCAAAATTTAAGCGTTCTCAGCGGATTGCTATGATGGTAATGGAATTCTTATTTTATGCCAATAAAAGTTTTTCCTTGAATTATTTTTGTGAAAAATTTGATGTGGCAAAATCTAGTGTCAGTGAAGATTTACAAAAACTAAATAAGTCCTTTCAAGAGCAAGGTTTAGGAATGATTGTTAGCAATATAGGGGCAAGTGGAGGAGCTTACTTTAAACCATCGATTAGTAAATCAGAGTCACAACTTTTTTTGGAAAATTTAAAAAACAAATTGCAATCAAAGGAAAGGATTTTACCAGGAGGTTATCTTTATTATTCAGACTTAATTTTTAATCCTAAGATAACTAACTATTTAGGGTTAATTTTTGCATCAAGGTATGTAGATGAAAAAATCGATTATGTTTTAACAATGGAAACAAAAGGGATACCTATTGCTATGGCAACGGCCAATTACTTAAATTCTGAAGTAGTTGTGGCAAGAAGGGAAAGCAAAGTTACTGAAGGGGCAGTTGTTACCATCAATTATGTTACTGGTTCTACAAGAAGAATTCAAAGCATGTCCTTAAATAAAAGGAGTATGCAGCCAGGGAAAAGGGTTTTAATTATCGATGATTTTATGAAGGCAGGGGGCTCAGCTAAAGGTTTATACGAATTGACGAAAGAATTTAACTGTATAATTGCAGGAATTGGAGTGGTAATAGATACAGAAATCCCTCAACAAAAGATGGTGGATAATTATTTTTCACTACTTAAACTAAAAAAGGTCAATGAAATAACAGGGGAAGTAGAAATAGAAATAGGAGGTAAATAA